Genomic DNA from Deinococcus roseus:
GTCCGCCGACCACCTGCCCGTTGACTTTCAGCAGGGCCTCGCCGCCCACGTAAGTTCTCAAATGCACTTTCTGACCTTCCCAGCTTTTCGGGAGTTGTGCAGCAAAACGCATCTGCACCGGGAAATTGCGGGAGGGCCACTCTGTTGAAGGGTCCCAGTCCTGCCAGTCTGCAGCGTCCCAGTGTCTGAACTGGGCCTGCTTTAAGGGAAGGCTGGCCTGGTCCCGCCAGGTGAGGAGTTCGTTCAGTTTCTGTTCCAGGCTGCCCAGTTGCTGTTCGGTGTGTTTGCTGTTCATGCTTCCTCTCCAGTCAATAACTCAATCATTTTGAGTTATTTTGCTCCTTCTCCTCTGGGCTGTAAAGCCTCCGCCTTTCAGCCCACCTGAACAACCTGCTCCGATGGGGTGATCTCGGCAGGTTGCAGGTGCCTGATTGCAGTGGCCCAGTATGCCAATCAACACAATCCAGGCCTGCTCTAAATCTTTCTGGGTGCGATGTTTGACATGAAATCCTTTGGAGGAATCGCTCCCCTGTAAGCCAGTTTGCGTGCCGCCACCTGGTGCGCAAACCAGATGGCCTCTGGCAGGGACACTCCCAGCAACACCTGCTGCAGAAAAGCCCCATTCCAGCAGTCTCCGGCTCCAGTGGTGTCCAGCACCTGCTGTGCCTGGTCTGCAGCCACATGTCCGGGGTGGCCCTGCTGTGCAAAATAAGCCCCATCTTCTCCACTTTTCAGCACCACACAGGGGTGCAATTTTGAGAGCACCAGCAGGGCTTCCTGAATGGGAAGGTGGTCCAGTTCCAGCATCACCAGATCGGCAGGTGCACTGGGCAGCAGCACATCCACAAAAGGCAAAACCTCAAAAAATGCCTCTTTTCCCCGCTGCTGGCCTCCCCGAATTGCCCACAATCTGGGCCTGAAATTGGGATCATAAACCACCTGCACCCCTGCTGCTTTTGCCTGTTTCACAGCTTCCAGCACCGTTTGCTGGGCACTTTCGCTGATGGCCTGGGTGATGCCAGACACCAGCAGCATGCGGGCAGAAGCCAGATGTTCAGCATCCAGGTGCTCACACCTCAGCTGTGAAGCTGCACTGCCAGCACGCCGGTAGGTGAATTCCCGCTCTCCTCCGGGCAAGAGGCTGATGAAGTACATGCCGTTTTCACCGTCCACCAGAGGGACATGCTGGGTGTCCACGCCTTCCTTTTGCCAGGCCTGCAAGAGGCCTGTCCCAAAAGGATCGTTCCCCACCCGACTGATGAAACTGGTTTTTAAACCCAGACGGCTTCCCATCACCAGGGTGTTCAGCACATCTCCTCCGTAACTTCTGTGCAGGGTGGAGGTTTCACCCAGGGGCCGGTCTGCATGGAACTCCACCATGCATTCCCCAATGCCAATCAGGTCCAGGGTTTTCATGCCACACCTGCCTGTTGCAAAGCTGTGCAGTTCAGGGGAATCCTGTCTTTCCGCAAAAAAAGAGTTCTGGTCTGGATGTGGGGCTGGGTCATGGTTTGCCTTTCAGAAATGTATTTTGAACAGGGACTGTTCCCATTACACCATCCTGGTTGCCTGCTTTGTCCAGCTTGCCCGCCCCTTGACCTCGCCCTTGGGGACAGGCTTACAGTGCATTTGTGAGCAAAACACAGACCTCCCCACCCCTGGGGCCAGCGGCTTTTTCCCGACTGTCCGGGCTTTCCCGCAAAGCCCTGCGCATTTACGAGGAAACCGGGCTGTTGGTGCCCCTGCATGTCGATCCCCAGAACCGTTACCGGACCTACGGACAGGATCAACTGGCCCAGGCCCGCATCATTCAGGTGCTCCGGGCCATGGATGTGCCGATAGAGAGCATCAAGATCCTGCTCAGCAGTCCCGATCCGGTCACAGAACTGCGGGACCTCTGGCAGCAGCGGGAAAAACAGCACGTTCAATCCCAGGCCCTCGCAGCGTACCTGACCACCCTGCTGTCAGGAGAAGGAGCATCCATGGCTTTTGAAGTTTCCCAGAGACAGGTTCCCGGTGCTTTCGTCGCCACCATCACCGCCCAGGTCTACCAGCATGAAGCCCCTGCTTTCATTTCGGGCAGCATCCAGAAGATCAGGACCCACCTGCACAGCATCGGGGTTCAGCCCGAGGAGATCGACTGGACCATCTGCCATGAAGGGCCTTCCAGGGATGCCAGAGGGGTGATGGAGGTGTGCGTGCCCTATCAGGGGGTGGCCTCCCCCACTGCAGAGATCAGCCTGAAGTTTGAACCGGCCCACAGGGAAGCCTACATCCGCCTGCGCAAGGGGCAGGCCGGACAACCGCTCGATTTGATGCAAGCCTACCATGCAGGCCAGCAATGGTTGACCCAGCACGACTTGCAACTGGTTCTGGGCAGCCGGGAAGTGTATTTTGCAGACTGGTCGGTGGTGGCAGACCATGAGGAGGCTTTTGATCTGGCTTTCCCTTTTGAGGTGTTGCCTGTCTGAGATTCTGGATTTTTTGAAATTTCAGAGCTTTAAAAATTCAGATCTGCGAAAAGGTGAAAAGACAAAAAACCAAAAAAATGAAAATTCAAAGATCCAATCCTCCAGAAAAACACTTTCTGGAGGATGTTTTGTAACAACATTCCTGTTTTCATTCAGCCTCCCTTCAGAAAACTGAAAGGGTCACAAGTGTATGCTTTGTGTACGCATCTCACCCTGCCCCGGTGGGACAGGGGGCAAGATGGCTGGGATTTTCGACACACTTTTTCTGAACTTCTGCATGGTGGTTGCGCTGTCCTACCTGCTGAGTCTCACCTACACGGATTGGAAAATCCGGGAAGACAGCTGGAAAGTCAAACTGCTGCGGGCCACCCTGGCTGCGGGTTGCTCGATTGTGCTGATGTTTCACGGCTTCCAGTACCAGGGGTACAGCATTTCGGATTTGCGGCTGGTGCCCATCCTGCTGA
This window encodes:
- a CDS encoding sugar kinase — its product is MKTLDLIGIGECMVEFHADRPLGETSTLHRSYGGDVLNTLVMGSRLGLKTSFISRVGNDPFGTGLLQAWQKEGVDTQHVPLVDGENGMYFISLLPGGEREFTYRRAGSAASQLRCEHLDAEHLASARMLLVSGITQAISESAQQTVLEAVKQAKAAGVQVVYDPNFRPRLWAIRGGQQRGKEAFFEVLPFVDVLLPSAPADLVMLELDHLPIQEALLVLSKLHPCVVLKSGEDGAYFAQQGHPGHVAADQAQQVLDTTGAGDCWNGAFLQQVLLGVSLPEAIWFAHQVAARKLAYRGAIPPKDFMSNIAPRKI
- a CDS encoding MerR family transcriptional regulator — protein: MSKTQTSPPLGPAAFSRLSGLSRKALRIYEETGLLVPLHVDPQNRYRTYGQDQLAQARIIQVLRAMDVPIESIKILLSSPDPVTELRDLWQQREKQHVQSQALAAYLTTLLSGEGASMAFEVSQRQVPGAFVATITAQVYQHEAPAFISGSIQKIRTHLHSIGVQPEEIDWTICHEGPSRDARGVMEVCVPYQGVASPTAEISLKFEPAHREAYIRLRKGQAGQPLDLMQAYHAGQQWLTQHDLQLVLGSREVYFADWSVVADHEEAFDLAFPFEVLPV